In the Triticum aestivum cultivar Chinese Spring chromosome 2B, IWGSC CS RefSeq v2.1, whole genome shotgun sequence genome, TACATATAACTAAATTGTGAGCTCCTGTTCTGAAGATGAAAGAACATGATTGAAAAAAAGCGGACGGTGAAGTAATCTCCTTGACGATGATGATTCCGTGCAGGCCACCCGTTCCTTTGATGATATCTTCCACCACCCCTTTGCAGTCCGAGGCAATCACAAAATGAGTGGTGTTCAAGTTTGCCGCGAGTGCCAAAGCCTCTCGAATAGCTACAGCTTCAAAGAAGGCTGCATCAATGCACCCGAGATATTCAAAGCCAACGCCCCTAGATAAGATCCATGTGAGTCCCTACTTCCTCTCGCAACAGCCTCGTCTACCCGGATTTGAACAAACCCCGACGGATGAGGGATCTAACGTGTACTCGGCATTGTAGTTGAACCTCCCGATCGCGCTTGGGTTGTTGGTTTACTTGCTTCTATATCGCCGATGTACCACTTGATGAAAAAATGCATACAAACAGAAAAAGAGGAAGCATCGTTGGCCTATAAACAGACAACACAAATTGGGCTTCAGCCCAATAAGAAATTGGTAGCCCAAAACATTGGTCGGTCAAAAATTTAGGCCCAAAACACGAGGCAGTCACAACAGTGATACAAGAAAAAACAAAGGGAACAAATGTTGAAGCACAAATCAACGGCCCAAAAAATCGGCTAAACTAAATTTGAGTTTCATGTATAACTTACATATAGCTAAATTGTTATGCTCTGCATGGCGTGCCTACTGGCTCCTCATGCTAATCAGAGCCTCTTCCTGTATTAGAAACACCCCTGAGAGGCACTTACGATTAGTAGCCCATCGTTGACATGGCCATTCCACGGTCGAGGGAAGGAGGTCCACACAAGTTCAACCATACCCCATCTCTTCTCCTCTCCTACTACCTAGAATAAACACTTGAATAATCTGCAGGTGGCCCGCGGTTCGTGATCCATCCACGAGCCACACCCATCCACCCCGTCACCTCAGCTTCGTTCCCACGAAGATACAGAGTTCGGTCTTGCTCCGGCGCCGTGGAAGAGAGAGAGATAGATGGGTTCCACCGGCGCCACCGCCGTCCTTCTGTCCTGCGTCGTGCTGTCCATTGTCGCCGCCGGCTCCGCCGCGTCGGAcaaaccactcatcatatcaagtaCGTACGTTCCATATCGGCAACATATATACGTCATTATTATTTTGCCTGGTTTCGTTTTCTCACCGAGTGCTGGGTTGATCAACTCCACCAGATGCGGCCCTTTTAGCCTCGCCCCCGGAGGCATCGCCGTCGCCCGGCCGCAAACTGGGGGGCTTCATGGAGGCAGGTAAACAACAAACGATGAAGCCCTGTCGTACGTGTGCGTGTCCTATCGTATTTTTTGGCTGCTAAACTAAATGAGAATACGCGCGCGTACGTTCAGGGCTGTGCCCGGTGCAGTTGGGGCACCTGAAGCAGATGGGCAAGGTACAGGGCAGCTGCTTGGGACAGGCGATCCCGCAGCGGCGGTGCTGCACGGCGTTCAAGGGCTTCGTGTCCCCCTACGGGGCCACGATGAACGACGTCGACAACGGCTGCGCCGCTGAGATGATGGCGACGATCCAGGAGCTCTGCAAGGTGCCCAAGGGCTACTTCGTCATGTGCGGGGATTCAGCCGAGGGCATCACGTGCTGACCTGAGTGACTGatcgtttgtttgtttgtttgatcaAGTGCTAAGATTAGCCGGTGCCATCGACGACGACGTACGTTTAAGCTGtttcttcttgctctcttttttcTTACTTACTTATATGTTAGTACTTTCTTTTCCTGCGACGCGATCGATCCCGCCACATGTAGTAGCAACTGGCAAACAatatgggcgtgtttggttgcccgcatcgagCCCAATCAGGCCCGCGCGAGAAGGGAGAgacctgtttggttgcctggtttTCCTGTTGGGCCTGCATTGCACGTTTCTCAAAACAGTCCagagcctggctcgctggaaaccctcggatcggcagtttctcgcgagccaggcTGAGTGCGACGTGAGGTCGCACGGGCGGGAGCGAGGCGAGGGCGAGGGGGATGGCGAGAGATGGAAATCTGGCGCGCCATCCCAGCGTCAAATTAGCCTCACCCCCTTTCACTCGCTCACCCATAGCCACTGCCCCCCTTTCTTCGCTACTGCCTCACCACCGGCGGTGGCTGCGATTTCAGGCGccataggcggcggcggcggcggaagagccGGCGGCGTTTGCGGCGGATCTGGTGCTCCCCTTGCTGTTGGCCACCGTCAGATTGACCTAGTctgtgccatggctccccctacgccGTCCTCGTCTCCCGATGCCGGTAAGCAGCACCCCCTCCCCCCTTTGTTAGCTCAGTGGTAGGCCTTTAAGCTAGGTGTAGGATTGATTTCCCACTGAACGAACCGTCgatgtcgactaggttatggacgcgcagatgaggctgataatccagatagtgctacgtcttgaggttgcattggtttttcttgaagagtaaagggtgatgcagcaatagtagcgtaagtatttccctcagtttttgagaaccaaggtatcaatccagtaggaggctcctcaaaagtcccgcgcacctacacaaacaaacaaagaactcgcaccaacgcaataaaggggttgtcaatcccttcacggccacttgcgaaagtgagatctaatagagatagtatgataagataaatatatttttggtattttataatatagacgcaaaaagtaaagatgcaaataaaagtatattggaagcaaatatgataagagatagacccatgggcaataggtttcactagaggcttctctcaagatagcataagtattacggtgggtgaacaaattactgtcgagcaattgatagaaaagtgaataattatgagattatctaggcatgatcatgtatataggcatcacgtccgcaacaagtagacctactcctgccagcatctactactattactccacacatcgaccgactcctgcctgcatctagagtattaagttcataaagaacagagtaacacattaagcaagatgacatgatgtagagggataaactcaagcaatatgatataaaccccatcttgttatcctcgatggcaacaatacaatacgtgccttgctgcccctgctgtcactgggaaaggagaccgcaagattgaacccaaagctaagcacttctcccatggcaagaaagatcaatctagtaggccaaaccaaactgataattcgaagagacttgcaaagataactcaatcatacataaaagaattcagagaagattcaaatattatttatagataaacttgatcataaacccacaattcatcggatctcgacaaacacaccgcaaaaagagtttacatcgaatagatctccacaagagagggggagaacattgtattgagatccaaaaagagagaagaagccatctagctaataactatggacccgtaggtctatggtaaactactcacaactcatcggaggggctatggtattgatgtagaagccctccatggtcgattccccctccggcagagtgccgacgaaggctctgttgggaaacatagtaatttcaaaaaaaatcctacgtagatgcaagatcatggtgatgcatagcaacgagaggggagagtgtgtccacgtaccctcgtacaccgaaagcgga is a window encoding:
- the LOC123041599 gene encoding uncharacterized protein, with protein sequence MGSTGATAVLLSCVVLSIVAAGSAASDKPLIISNAALLASPPEASPSPGRKLGGFMEAGLCPVQLGHLKQMGKVQGSCLGQAIPQRRCCTAFKGFVSPYGATMNDVDNGCAAEMMATIQELCKVPKGYFVMCGDSAEGITC